A window of the Tunturibacter empetritectus genome harbors these coding sequences:
- a CDS encoding LpxI family protein: MSLSSASEKLGLIAGNGRFPFLLLDAARAHGLQVVVAAITEETDPEMNDRAAADDGVRVHWLSLGELSRLIETFRAEGVTRAVMAGQVKHKQIFSSIRPDWRLAKLLLNLRTRNTDMLLGAVAKVLGDEGIELISSTQYLEPLLAKAGVLTRRAPDENEEKDIDYGRGVAQAIAGYDLGQTVVIAAQACVAVEAMEGTDATIARAGEIFRTFEPGGETTLRRRLTVVKVAKPNQDMRFDVPVIGVATIETMKAAGATCLAIEAERTLMFDPAAIFSAADEAGITIVAK; encoded by the coding sequence ATGAGTCTATCGAGTGCATCAGAGAAGTTGGGGTTGATTGCGGGGAACGGGCGCTTTCCGTTTCTTCTGCTGGATGCTGCGCGAGCGCATGGATTGCAGGTTGTGGTTGCGGCGATTACTGAGGAGACCGACCCTGAGATGAACGACCGTGCGGCTGCCGATGACGGAGTTCGCGTCCACTGGCTTTCGCTCGGCGAACTCTCCCGGCTGATCGAGACCTTTCGCGCAGAGGGCGTGACACGGGCCGTGATGGCCGGACAGGTGAAGCATAAGCAGATCTTCTCGAGCATTCGTCCGGACTGGCGACTGGCGAAGTTACTGCTGAACCTGCGCACGCGGAATACCGATATGCTGCTGGGTGCAGTGGCGAAGGTTCTGGGCGATGAGGGGATTGAGTTGATCTCCTCGACACAGTATCTGGAGCCGCTGCTGGCAAAGGCTGGGGTGCTTACGCGGCGGGCTCCTGATGAGAACGAAGAGAAGGACATCGACTATGGGCGTGGGGTGGCGCAGGCGATTGCGGGTTACGATCTTGGCCAGACGGTGGTGATTGCGGCGCAGGCCTGCGTGGCCGTGGAGGCGATGGAAGGGACCGATGCTACGATTGCACGTGCCGGGGAGATCTTTCGGACGTTTGAACCGGGAGGCGAGACGACGCTTCGGCGCAGGCTTACGGTGGTGAAGGTCGCCAAACCCAATCAGGATATGCGTTTTGATGTGCCTGTGATTGGCGTTGCGACGATTGAGACCATGAAGGCTGCGGGCGCCACCTGCCTGGCGATTGAGGCGGAGAGAACGCTGATGTTCGACCCGGCGGCGATCTTCAGCGCAGCGGACGAGGCTGGGATTACGATCGTCGCGAAGTAA
- the lpxA gene encoding acyl-ACP--UDP-N-acetylglucosamine O-acyltransferase yields MSIHPTAIVAAGAKIPASCTVGPYCTVGPDVVVGEECELISHVVLDGHLTMGRGNRVFSFACLGISPQDLKYAGEPTRLEIGDGNTIREYVTISRGTQGGGGTTRVGSECLIMAYTHIGHDSQIGNGCILANSATLAGHVTVEDYAVVGALCPVHQFCRIGRYAYIGGGTTITQNVLPYSLTSIERNNHAYGLNKVGLERRGFTPQQLKELRVAYRTLLASKLNTTDALAAIRETIASGGAGEHVAYLADFIANSERGIIK; encoded by the coding sequence GTGAGCATACATCCGACAGCGATCGTTGCGGCGGGAGCGAAGATTCCTGCAAGCTGCACGGTTGGTCCTTACTGCACGGTTGGCCCTGATGTTGTGGTGGGCGAGGAGTGTGAGCTGATTTCGCATGTCGTGCTCGACGGGCATCTTACGATGGGGCGCGGGAATCGTGTCTTTTCGTTTGCGTGCCTCGGAATCTCGCCGCAGGATTTAAAGTATGCGGGCGAGCCGACGCGGTTGGAGATCGGCGATGGCAACACGATTCGGGAGTATGTAACGATCTCGCGCGGGACCCAGGGCGGCGGTGGAACTACCAGGGTCGGGAGTGAGTGCCTGATTATGGCGTATACGCACATTGGGCATGACTCGCAGATCGGCAATGGATGTATTCTTGCGAACTCGGCTACGCTGGCGGGGCATGTGACGGTGGAAGACTATGCGGTGGTTGGTGCGCTGTGTCCGGTGCATCAGTTCTGCCGGATCGGGAGGTACGCTTATATCGGGGGTGGGACGACGATTACGCAGAATGTACTTCCGTACTCGCTGACTTCGATTGAACGAAACAACCACGCCTACGGTTTGAACAAGGTCGGTTTGGAGCGGCGGGGATTTACTCCGCAACAGCTGAAGGAGCTACGCGTGGCTTATCGCACGCTGCTTGCTTCGAAGCTCAACACCACTGATGCCCTGGCGGCTATCCGCGAGACGATCGCCTCCGGCGGCGCGGGGGAGCATGTGGCGTATCTCGCCGACTTTATTGCTAACAGCGAGCGTGGGATTATCAAGTAA
- a CDS encoding Gfo/Idh/MocA family protein: protein MILPFANRFVVAASLLAATLSLSTAGEAQAAPPVRVAIVGLVHGHVQGFLGKLAAHPEITLVGISDPDPALRQKYIAKTHLSGDLFFATEAEMLKHTQPQAILVYTSIAGHRAAIEEAAPLHIAAMVEKPLATTVEDALAIQALSERYNVPVLTNYETTWYNSNTAAVKMLEEGKIGDLRKLVVHDGHEGPKEIGVDPEFLTWLTDPKQNGAGALFDFGCYGVDLATWILHGELPISVTAVTLQIKPKIYPNVDDDSTVVLTYPHAQAILQGSWNWPFARKDMEIYGATGYVDTVYEDAAPGAKLRARLTGEKAEHVETAPPLQAPQNDSLNYLAAVLAGTVKPEHDLNSLDTNITVVRILDAARRSAQSGKTIYLAREVAAAAK, encoded by the coding sequence ATGATCTTGCCGTTTGCGAATCGTTTCGTCGTTGCTGCTTCCCTTCTCGCCGCGACTCTCTCTCTTTCAACAGCCGGTGAGGCTCAAGCGGCACCGCCTGTGCGCGTGGCTATTGTTGGACTGGTTCATGGCCACGTGCAGGGTTTCCTGGGTAAGCTTGCGGCTCATCCTGAGATCACGCTTGTGGGCATCTCCGATCCTGATCCAGCGCTGCGCCAGAAGTATATTGCGAAGACTCACCTGTCGGGAGATCTGTTCTTCGCGACCGAAGCGGAGATGTTGAAGCATACGCAACCGCAGGCGATTCTGGTTTATACGTCGATTGCGGGGCACCGAGCAGCGATTGAGGAGGCTGCGCCGCTTCATATTGCGGCGATGGTGGAGAAGCCGCTGGCCACTACGGTGGAGGACGCGCTTGCGATTCAGGCTCTGTCCGAGAGGTACAACGTTCCTGTACTGACCAACTATGAGACGACCTGGTACAACTCGAACACTGCTGCGGTGAAGATGCTGGAAGAGGGCAAGATTGGCGATCTGCGCAAGCTGGTGGTGCATGACGGCCACGAGGGTCCGAAGGAGATTGGGGTTGATCCGGAGTTTTTGACCTGGCTGACGGATCCGAAGCAGAATGGTGCGGGTGCTCTGTTCGACTTTGGCTGCTATGGAGTGGATCTTGCGACGTGGATTCTGCATGGGGAGCTTCCGATTTCGGTGACTGCGGTTACGCTGCAGATCAAGCCGAAGATCTATCCCAACGTCGATGATGACAGCACGGTGGTTCTGACCTATCCGCATGCGCAGGCGATCCTTCAGGGCTCGTGGAACTGGCCTTTTGCACGGAAGGATATGGAGATCTACGGAGCGACGGGCTATGTGGATACGGTGTATGAGGATGCTGCGCCTGGTGCGAAGCTTCGCGCGCGATTGACCGGGGAGAAGGCGGAACACGTGGAGACTGCGCCACCGCTGCAGGCTCCGCAGAATGATTCGTTGAACTATCTTGCCGCGGTTCTGGCCGGGACGGTGAAGCCGGAGCATGATCTGAACTCGCTGGACACCAACATTACAGTGGTTCGTATTCTGGATGCTGCACGCCGGTCCGCGCAGAGTGGGAAGACGATCTATCTCGCTCGTGAAGTTGCGGCGGCGGCCAAGTAG
- the cysK gene encoding cysteine synthase A, with product MKRKFANILETVGDTPVVRINKLAPPDVDLYVKVEAFNPLGSVKDRLALGVIEDAERRGTLKPGQTVIEATSGNTGIGLAMVCAQKGYPLVVVMAETFSIERRKLMRFLGAKIVLTPAAERAVGMIKKTNELAEKHGWFRTLQFENEANAEMHSRTTAQEILRDFEGDRLDYWVTGFGTGGTLKGVARVLAEKRPETKIVVCEPDVAPMISSGEAQPRNADRTPSGSHPAWTPHPQQGWSPDFISSLTQDAIDEHRIDQVIRIANADAIKCSRELALKEGIFVGITSGATFAGALKVCAEAAKGSTVLCMLPDTGERYLSTPLFADIAVDMTPEELAISRSTPGAQLQPAG from the coding sequence ATGAAACGGAAGTTCGCAAATATTCTGGAGACGGTAGGAGATACGCCGGTGGTTCGCATCAACAAGCTTGCGCCGCCGGATGTGGATCTTTATGTGAAGGTGGAGGCGTTCAATCCGCTGGGGTCAGTGAAGGACAGGCTGGCGCTGGGTGTGATTGAGGATGCGGAGCGCCGTGGGACGCTGAAGCCGGGGCAGACGGTGATTGAAGCTACGAGCGGGAACACGGGCATTGGGTTGGCGATGGTGTGCGCGCAGAAGGGGTATCCGCTGGTGGTGGTGATGGCGGAGACGTTCAGCATTGAGCGGCGGAAGCTGATGCGGTTTCTGGGGGCGAAGATTGTGCTGACGCCGGCGGCAGAGCGGGCCGTGGGGATGATCAAGAAGACTAATGAGCTGGCGGAGAAGCATGGGTGGTTCAGGACGCTGCAATTTGAGAATGAGGCGAATGCGGAGATGCACTCGCGGACGACGGCGCAGGAGATTCTGAGGGACTTTGAGGGCGACCGGCTGGATTACTGGGTGACGGGTTTTGGTACGGGGGGGACGCTGAAGGGTGTGGCTCGGGTGCTGGCGGAGAAGCGGCCGGAGACGAAGATTGTGGTGTGTGAGCCGGATGTGGCACCGATGATCTCGAGCGGGGAGGCACAGCCGCGGAATGCGGATCGGACACCTTCGGGGAGCCACCCGGCGTGGACTCCGCATCCACAGCAGGGTTGGAGCCCGGATTTTATCTCGAGCCTGACGCAGGATGCGATTGATGAACACCGGATCGACCAGGTGATCCGGATTGCGAACGCCGATGCGATCAAGTGCAGCCGGGAGCTGGCGCTGAAGGAGGGGATCTTCGTGGGGATTACGTCGGGTGCGACCTTTGCCGGGGCGCTGAAGGTGTGCGCGGAGGCGGCGAAGGGGTCGACTGTGCTGTGCATGCTGCCGGATACGGGAGAGCGGTACCTGAGTACGCCGCTGTTTGCGGATATTGCGGTGGATATGACGCCGGAGGAGCTGGCGATCTCGCGGTCGACTCCGGGGGCGCAGCTGCAGCCGGCGGGGTAG
- a CDS encoding peroxiredoxin, which produces MRKAVWIAAIIGVAAACGVGIRANAAPAADTIQAGAVAPNFTLPSQEDKPVSLADYKGKWVVLYFYPKDQTSGCTIEAHNFQRDLAKYDALNAVVLGVSLDTVEGHKTWCSKDTFGFKLLADPNHKVVDLYGVPVKNFGVMKFANRETFLISPDGKVVKVWEKVDPNVHSTEVLAEISAAKK; this is translated from the coding sequence ATGCGCAAAGCGGTTTGGATCGCAGCAATCATCGGCGTAGCAGCGGCGTGCGGCGTAGGCATCAGGGCGAATGCAGCGCCTGCCGCAGACACAATACAGGCTGGAGCGGTGGCGCCCAACTTTACCCTGCCCTCGCAGGAGGACAAGCCGGTGAGTCTGGCGGACTATAAGGGCAAGTGGGTGGTGCTCTACTTCTACCCGAAGGACCAGACGAGCGGGTGCACGATTGAGGCACATAACTTTCAGCGCGACCTTGCGAAGTATGACGCTCTGAACGCGGTGGTTCTGGGTGTGAGTCTGGATACGGTGGAGGGGCACAAGACGTGGTGCTCGAAGGATACGTTCGGTTTCAAACTGCTGGCTGATCCGAATCACAAGGTTGTCGATCTCTATGGCGTTCCGGTGAAGAACTTTGGCGTGATGAAGTTTGCCAACCGCGAGACGTTTCTGATCTCGCCCGACGGCAAGGTGGTGAAGGTTTGGGAGAAGGTCGACCCAAACGTCCACAGCACGGAAGTTCTGGCTGAGATTTCGGCCGCCAAGAAGTAG
- the fabZ gene encoding 3-hydroxyacyl-ACP dehydratase FabZ, with translation MSETTTDQIADEQIAARTTMDILEIMSLLPHRYPFLLIDRVIEMERKQRIVAIKNVTINEPHFQGHFPDYPIMPGVLMVEAIAQTGGALLLTEIPDRDQKLMVFTGIESARFRRPVLPGDQLRIEVTVQQWRSRAVKMLGNITVDGKLVCDATVMCQVVPRVVKKAAPEAPAE, from the coding sequence ATGAGTGAGACTACGACGGATCAGATTGCCGACGAACAGATTGCGGCACGCACTACGATGGACATCCTCGAGATCATGTCCCTGCTGCCGCACCGCTACCCTTTTTTGCTGATCGACCGCGTGATTGAGATGGAGCGGAAACAGCGGATTGTGGCGATCAAGAATGTGACGATCAACGAGCCGCACTTTCAGGGGCACTTTCCGGACTACCCGATTATGCCCGGGGTTCTGATGGTGGAGGCTATCGCGCAGACGGGTGGGGCGCTGCTGCTGACGGAGATTCCAGATCGCGACCAGAAGCTGATGGTATTTACCGGGATTGAGAGTGCGCGGTTTCGGCGGCCGGTGCTGCCGGGGGATCAGCTTCGCATCGAGGTGACGGTGCAGCAGTGGAGGAGCCGCGCGGTGAAGATGCTGGGGAACATCACGGTGGATGGCAAGCTGGTGTGCGACGCTACGGTGATGTGTCAGGTGGTGCCGCGGGTGGTAAAGAAGGCGGCGCCGGAGGCTCCTGCGGAGTGA